A region from the Candidatus Electrothrix scaldis genome encodes:
- a CDS encoding nucleotidyl transferase AbiEii/AbiGii toxin family protein, which translates to MRLHEEEKLFRQAVLATAEHFGIPEIFIEKDYWVTYALHAIFHDDIGKETVFKGGTALSKCFGMIKRFSEDIDLVVKHGGEETDNQLKRKIKKIGQVVGCIMPEVKVDGLTRKMGMNRKTAHSYPKTFTGAFGQVRDVIVIEATWFGYYEPFTTQSITSYIHDMMLAKAQLGMIDDYTMQAFEVTVLHPTRTLCEKIMSLVRFSYSDNPVQDLRMKMRHLYDLHMMLRDDALKAFFVSQGFAGAICKVAQDDVQSFRNNNRWLTYHPSQSFLFKDTGKVWGQLKGTYLGDFKGLVYGDLPDEEQILETLVTIRERLADVEWHVSLPE; encoded by the coding sequence ATGAGATTACATGAAGAGGAAAAACTTTTCCGCCAGGCTGTACTGGCCACGGCTGAGCATTTTGGTATCCCTGAAATATTCATCGAAAAGGACTACTGGGTCACCTATGCTCTGCATGCAATCTTTCATGATGACATAGGGAAGGAAACTGTTTTCAAGGGCGGAACCGCTCTGTCCAAGTGCTTTGGCATGATCAAGCGCTTTTCAGAAGATATTGATTTGGTTGTCAAGCATGGCGGAGAGGAAACAGATAACCAGCTCAAAAGAAAAATCAAAAAAATTGGGCAAGTGGTAGGCTGTATCATGCCGGAAGTGAAAGTCGATGGGCTCACCAGAAAGATGGGGATGAACCGGAAGACTGCGCACAGCTACCCAAAGACATTTACCGGTGCTTTTGGGCAGGTGCGGGATGTGATCGTTATCGAGGCTACCTGGTTCGGCTACTATGAACCTTTTACCACACAGAGTATCACCTCGTATATCCATGACATGATGCTGGCAAAGGCCCAGCTGGGCATGATTGACGACTATACAATGCAGGCCTTTGAGGTCACGGTGCTGCATCCCACGAGAACCCTTTGCGAAAAAATCATGAGCCTGGTTCGCTTCTCCTACTCGGATAATCCTGTTCAGGACCTCAGGATGAAGATGCGCCATCTCTATGACCTGCACATGATGTTGCGGGATGATGCCCTGAAAGCGTTTTTTGTTTCTCAAGGCTTTGCTGGTGCCATCTGTAAGGTTGCCCAGGATGATGTACAGAGCTTCAGGAATAATAACAGATGGCTGACGTATCACCCTAGCCAGTCCTTCCTGTTCAAGGATACCGGCAAGGTTTGGGGACAATTAAAAGGCACATACCTTGGCGACTTCAAAGGCTTGGTGTATGGCGATCTGCCTGATGAAGAGCAAATTCTGGAAACACTTGTTACGATAAGGGAACGGTTGGCCGATGTGGAATGGCATGTTTCGCTGCCGGAATAA
- a CDS encoding DUF6088 family protein yields MKVSEYVRNTIDRFPNGYIFTSVDFTNKVNNGAALIKALNRLAASGRIVKLTKGKYYKPEKSPFGDLPPDQYQVVKDLLERDGKVVGYLTGLSIYNKLGLTTQVGSTIQIGKQEIRSPFTRGKYTISFVKQKNIITKENTPLLQLLDVLRYIKKIPDAKPEKNIPLVKHLLSTLSDQQQETMVRLALKYPPSTRALLGAVLSDMERGNITENLKKSLNPITVYNIPGASTVLCSASEWGIR; encoded by the coding sequence ATGAAAGTATCCGAATATGTAAGAAATACCATCGACAGATTTCCCAATGGCTACATCTTCACCTCTGTTGATTTTACCAACAAGGTGAACAATGGAGCTGCCCTGATCAAGGCCCTGAACAGACTGGCCGCATCAGGCAGGATAGTCAAGCTGACCAAAGGGAAATATTATAAACCCGAAAAATCCCCATTTGGCGACTTGCCTCCAGACCAGTACCAGGTGGTGAAAGACCTGCTTGAGCGCGACGGGAAGGTGGTAGGTTATCTCACCGGGCTCAGTATTTACAATAAGCTCGGATTGACCACTCAGGTCGGCAGCACCATTCAGATAGGCAAGCAGGAGATACGCTCTCCCTTTACACGGGGGAAGTATACCATCTCCTTTGTGAAGCAGAAAAACATCATCACCAAAGAGAATACCCCGCTCCTGCAACTCCTGGATGTGCTCCGTTATATAAAAAAAATCCCTGATGCAAAACCGGAGAAAAATATTCCTCTCGTAAAGCACTTACTGAGTACACTCTCTGACCAGCAGCAGGAGACGATGGTCAGACTTGCCTTGAAATACCCGCCATCAACCAGGGCTCTGCTGGGAGCCGTGCTCAGCGATATGGAGCGCGGCAACATAACAGAAAATTTGAAAAAATCTTTAAATCCTATCACTGTCTATAACATTCCCGGAGCCTCAACGGTCCTTTGCTCTGCGTCTGAATGGGGCATTCGATGA
- a CDS encoding type I restriction endonuclease subunit R, with protein sequence MGNTAFTEAKLEQAIIALLSDKGYPHIHGAIIDREPGEVLIKEDLRAFLTRQYAKDHITANEIASIIRELESCPASDLYESNKTIMKMVADGFLLKREDRSQKDLYIQLIDYSDLNEQRIPQEGEVPTIVAEPEPAYHASKNIYKLANQLKIQGYETRIPDALLYINGLPLVVFEFKSAIREEATIHDAYIQLTVRYRRDIPELFKYNAFCVISDGINNRAGSFFAPYEFFYGWQKIDGSEQREKDGIDSLYTMIHGMFDQVRLRDIIRNFIYLPDSSKKEEKILCRYPQYYAATKLYANIKAHRRPDGDGKGGTYFGATGCGKSFTMLFLTRLLMKSVDFASPTIVLITDRTDLDDQLSTQFVHAKKYIGDEAVISVESRGHLRKLLKGRSSGGVFLTTIHKFTEDTELLTVRDNVICISDEAHRSQTNLDQKVRITEDGVQRSYGFAKYLHDSLPNATYVGFTGTPIDATLDVFGPAVDTYTMNESVSDGITVRIVYEGRAAKVLLDNRKLAEIEAYYGQCAEQGATDYQIEESKRASAKMNAILGDPDRLAALARDFVAHYEERVKEGSTVRGKAMFVCSNRPIAYALYQEIITLRPEWAKVQVCEEGTELSEGERKKIKPIERIKMIMTRGKDDPKELYEMLGSKEYRKELDRQFKEEKSNFKIALVVDMWLTGFDVPFLDTIYIDKPIQRHNLIQTISRVNRKFAGKEKGLVVDYIGIKTQMNQALAHYAKTDSANIEEIGQSIIVVKDHLDLLTKMFHPFDTSPYFNGAPVAQLHCLNMAAEFAMLTDKQEKRFMFLVKRLKAAYDICCGSDALSQDERDHIHFYLAVRSIVYKLTKGNAPDAAQMNAKVREMITEALQSEGVEEIFRMGEGKEYDLFSEEYLAKIAKIKLPNTKIKLLQQLLTKAISEFKKVNKVRGVDFSKKLKALVDRYNERKEDDVLRSEVLEDFTDEIINLYNALRKEKESFGELGINFEEKAFYDILKTLAHKYDFTYPEEKLLPLAKEVKAVVDDKAKYTDWSAREDIKAELKADLIVLLAENDYPPVDRDEVYKEIFEQAENFKRFRQGQAG encoded by the coding sequence ATGGGAAATACAGCATTCACCGAAGCGAAATTAGAGCAGGCCATAATCGCCCTTCTGAGCGACAAAGGCTACCCCCACATCCACGGTGCCATCATCGACCGGGAACCGGGCGAGGTCCTGATTAAGGAGGACCTGCGCGCCTTCCTGACCAGGCAGTACGCCAAGGACCACATCACCGCCAACGAGATCGCCTCCATCATCCGCGAGCTGGAAAGCTGCCCCGCCTCTGACCTCTACGAAAGCAATAAGACCATCATGAAGATGGTGGCAGATGGTTTTCTCCTCAAACGGGAGGACCGGAGCCAGAAAGACCTCTATATCCAGCTCATTGATTACAGCGATCTGAACGAGCAGCGGATACCCCAGGAGGGTGAGGTGCCGACAATCGTTGCCGAGCCAGAACCCGCCTATCATGCCAGTAAAAACATCTACAAACTGGCCAATCAGCTGAAAATCCAGGGCTATGAAACCCGCATCCCGGACGCTCTCCTCTATATCAACGGCCTGCCCCTGGTGGTCTTTGAGTTTAAGAGCGCCATCCGCGAGGAAGCCACCATCCATGATGCCTATATTCAGCTCACGGTGCGCTACCGGCGGGACATCCCGGAATTATTCAAATACAATGCCTTCTGCGTGATCAGTGACGGGATCAACAACCGGGCCGGTTCCTTCTTTGCTCCATACGAATTTTTCTACGGCTGGCAGAAGATCGACGGTAGCGAGCAGCGGGAAAAGGATGGCATCGATTCCCTCTACACCATGATCCACGGGATGTTTGATCAGGTCCGGCTGCGGGATATTATCCGCAATTTTATCTACCTGCCGGACAGCTCAAAAAAGGAGGAGAAAATCCTCTGCCGCTACCCGCAATACTACGCAGCAACCAAACTCTATGCCAACATCAAGGCCCATCGCCGCCCGGACGGAGACGGCAAGGGCGGCACCTATTTCGGAGCCACGGGCTGCGGCAAGAGCTTTACCATGCTCTTTCTCACCCGCCTCCTAATGAAGAGCGTTGATTTTGCCAGCCCCACCATCGTCCTGATTACCGACCGTACCGACCTGGATGATCAGTTATCTACTCAGTTTGTTCATGCGAAAAAATACATCGGTGATGAGGCCGTCATCAGCGTGGAAAGCCGGGGTCATCTGCGCAAACTCTTAAAAGGACGGAGCAGCGGCGGCGTTTTTCTCACCACCATCCATAAATTTACCGAGGACACAGAGCTGCTCACCGTGCGAGATAACGTGATCTGCATCTCGGACGAGGCCCATCGCAGCCAGACCAACCTGGACCAGAAGGTACGAATCACAGAGGATGGAGTACAGAGGAGCTACGGCTTTGCCAAATATCTCCATGATTCCCTGCCCAATGCCACCTATGTGGGCTTTACCGGCACCCCCATTGATGCCACCCTGGATGTGTTCGGACCTGCGGTGGATACCTACACCATGAACGAGTCAGTGAGCGACGGCATTACCGTTCGCATCGTCTATGAAGGCCGGGCCGCCAAGGTGCTCCTGGATAACCGCAAGCTGGCAGAGATCGAGGCCTATTATGGCCAATGCGCCGAACAAGGGGCCACAGACTATCAAATTGAGGAGAGCAAGCGGGCCAGCGCCAAGATGAATGCCATCCTCGGTGATCCGGACCGGCTGGCCGCCCTGGCCAGGGATTTTGTAGCCCATTACGAGGAGCGGGTCAAGGAAGGCTCCACGGTCCGGGGCAAGGCCATGTTTGTCTGTAGCAATCGCCCTATTGCCTATGCCCTGTATCAGGAGATCATTACCCTGCGGCCGGAATGGGCAAAGGTACAGGTCTGCGAAGAGGGAACCGAGCTCTCAGAAGGAGAGCGGAAAAAGATCAAGCCGATTGAGCGGATCAAGATGATCATGACCCGTGGCAAGGATGATCCCAAGGAACTCTACGAGATGCTGGGGAGCAAGGAGTATCGCAAAGAGCTGGATCGGCAATTCAAGGAGGAAAAGTCGAATTTCAAAATCGCTCTGGTGGTGGATATGTGGCTTACCGGCTTTGATGTGCCCTTTCTCGACACCATCTACATTGATAAGCCCATCCAGCGCCATAATCTGATCCAGACCATCTCGCGGGTAAATCGCAAATTTGCAGGCAAGGAAAAGGGTCTGGTGGTGGATTATATTGGGATCAAAACCCAGATGAATCAGGCCCTGGCCCATTACGCCAAGACAGATAGCGCCAATATCGAGGAGATTGGTCAGTCCATTATCGTGGTCAAGGACCATCTGGACCTGCTGACCAAGATGTTTCACCCCTTTGATACCAGCCCCTATTTTAACGGCGCACCTGTTGCGCAGCTCCACTGTCTTAATATGGCAGCCGAGTTTGCCATGCTCACGGATAAACAGGAAAAGCGTTTCATGTTCCTGGTTAAGCGGCTCAAGGCAGCCTATGATATCTGCTGTGGCAGCGATGCCTTGAGCCAGGATGAGCGCGATCATATCCATTTTTACCTGGCTGTCCGCTCTATCGTCTATAAATTGACCAAGGGAAATGCCCCGGACGCGGCCCAGATGAACGCCAAAGTGCGGGAGATGATCACAGAGGCCCTGCAAAGCGAGGGGGTGGAAGAGATCTTCAGGATGGGGGAAGGCAAAGAGTATGACCTGTTCAGCGAGGAGTATCTGGCCAAGATTGCCAAGATCAAGCTCCCCAATACCAAAATCAAACTCCTCCAGCAATTACTGACCAAGGCAATCAGTGAGTTTAAAAAGGTCAATAAGGTCAGGGGAGTAGATTTTTCGAAAAAGCTCAAGGCCCTGGTGGATCGGTACAACGAGCGCAAAGAGGATGATGTATTGCGGAGTGAGGTGCTGGAGGACTTCACTGATGAGATCATCAACCTCTATAATGCCTTGAGGAAAGAAAAGGAATCCTTTGGCGAACTGGGTATCAATTTCGAGGAAAAGGCCTTCTATGATATCCTCAAGACCTTAGCGCATAAATATGATTTTACCTACCCGGAAGAAAAACTCCTGCCCCTGGCCAAGGAGGTCAAGGCGGTTGTGGATGACAAGGCCAAGTACACCGACTGGAGCGCGCGGGAGGATATTAAGGCGGAATTAAAAGCGGATTTGATTGTCCTGCTGGCAGAGAATGACTACCCACCGGTGGATCGGGATGAGGTCTATAAGGAGATCTTTGAGCAGGCAGAGAATTTTAAGCGATTCAGACAGGGTCAGGCTGGGTAA
- a CDS encoding alpha/beta hydrolase: MQIILLPGMDGTGMLFNPFIRELNKHIPEDVSVQVISYPCDQDLSYAELVDFVQEKLPLDEDIILVAESFSGPIAYALATGQGNRVQAVIFAATFLCPPQKALWKVPPRLVAPFLKIPLPIFLLKALLFDHETADETVALFRKASGKVRSSVLATRMREICTLRIERSSLDMSCAYVRAGKDHFVPGAHAEEFRILAPHIKLFDIPGPHFVLQARPEESAQAIGDFLGPVF; the protein is encoded by the coding sequence ATGCAGATTATTTTATTACCCGGCATGGATGGAACAGGCATGCTGTTCAACCCTTTTATCCGGGAACTGAACAAACATATCCCAGAGGATGTTTCAGTCCAGGTTATCTCCTACCCATGCGATCAGGACCTGAGTTATGCGGAGCTGGTCGATTTTGTACAAGAAAAGCTGCCCCTTGATGAAGATATCATCTTGGTGGCAGAATCTTTTTCCGGCCCGATTGCCTATGCCTTGGCGACTGGGCAGGGAAATCGAGTCCAGGCGGTGATTTTTGCTGCAACCTTTCTCTGTCCGCCCCAGAAAGCCCTGTGGAAGGTGCCCCCTCGCCTGGTAGCGCCATTTCTCAAGATTCCCTTACCCATTTTTCTGCTCAAGGCCTTGCTTTTTGATCATGAGACAGCAGATGAAACCGTCGCCTTATTCAGGAAAGCATCAGGCAAGGTGAGGAGCTCTGTGCTTGCCACCCGGATGCGGGAGATTTGTACGCTGCGCATTGAGAGAAGCTCTCTGGATATGTCCTGCGCCTATGTCCGGGCCGGAAAAGATCATTTTGTACCTGGAGCGCATGCAGAGGAATTCAGGATTCTTGCGCCTCATATTAAATTGTTCGATATCCCAGGTCCTCACTTTGTCTTACAGGCAAGGCCAGAAGAAAGTGCCCAGGCCATTGGAGATTTTCTTGGTCCTGTTTTTTGA
- a CDS encoding class I SAM-dependent DNA methyltransferase: protein MAKKAANKKATKKADSFEQILWDTANKLRGSVSSADYKHVVLSLIFLKFASDKFEERRAELIAEGKEKYVDMVEFYTMKNVFFLPEEARWSYVKQQAKQDDIAIKIDTALATVEKTNKALKGALPDNYFSRLGLEGSKLAALIDTISNIDTVADKKEDVVGRVYEYFLAKFAASEGQRGGEFYTPKVVVNLIAEMIEPYKGKIYDPCCGSGGMFVQSIKFVESHHGNTRDISIYGQESIATTRKLAKMNLAIRGISGNLGEAPADTFFRDQHPDLKADYIMANPPFNLKGWRAADELIDDPRWAGYEVPPANNANYAWILHMISKLSENGVAGFVLANGSMSTTTNSEGEIRKKIIENDLVDCMIALPGQLFFTTAIPVCLWFISKNKKADAAQGFRDRQGETLFIDARKMGSLIDRVHRELSDEEIGEIARTYHAWRGENYECRMMNAEVKGETIHNSGFIIHHYEDKPGFCKSATLEEITSHQYVLTPGRYVGVEELEDDGVPFEEKMGELTATLYQQMKEGAELDAVIRRNLEVLGYGG, encoded by the coding sequence ATGGCAAAAAAAGCAGCAAACAAGAAGGCAACAAAGAAAGCAGACAGTTTTGAGCAAATCCTCTGGGACACCGCCAATAAGCTCCGGGGCTCGGTTTCCTCGGCAGATTATAAGCATGTGGTCCTGAGTCTGATCTTTCTCAAATTTGCCAGTGATAAATTTGAAGAACGCAGGGCAGAGCTCATTGCCGAGGGCAAGGAAAAGTATGTGGACATGGTGGAGTTTTACACCATGAAGAATGTCTTTTTCCTGCCCGAGGAAGCGCGCTGGAGCTATGTGAAGCAGCAGGCCAAGCAGGATGATATTGCCATCAAGATCGACACGGCCCTGGCCACGGTGGAGAAGACAAACAAGGCCCTGAAAGGGGCCCTGCCGGATAACTATTTCTCCCGCCTGGGGCTGGAAGGCAGCAAGCTGGCCGCCCTGATTGACACCATCTCCAATATTGATACGGTGGCGGATAAAAAGGAAGATGTGGTGGGCCGGGTCTATGAGTATTTCCTGGCCAAGTTTGCCGCCTCTGAGGGCCAGCGGGGCGGTGAGTTCTACACCCCCAAGGTGGTGGTTAACCTGATTGCCGAGATGATTGAGCCCTACAAAGGCAAGATCTATGATCCCTGCTGCGGTTCCGGCGGCATGTTTGTCCAGTCCATCAAGTTTGTTGAGAGCCACCACGGGAACACCAGGGATATTTCCATCTACGGCCAGGAGTCCATTGCCACAACCCGCAAACTGGCCAAGATGAACCTGGCCATCCGGGGTATTTCCGGCAATCTGGGTGAGGCCCCGGCAGACACCTTTTTCCGGGATCAGCACCCGGACCTCAAGGCGGATTACATCATGGCCAATCCGCCCTTTAACCTGAAAGGGTGGCGGGCTGCGGACGAGCTCATTGATGATCCGCGCTGGGCTGGCTACGAGGTGCCGCCTGCCAATAATGCCAACTACGCCTGGATTCTCCACATGATCTCCAAGCTCTCGGAAAACGGGGTGGCCGGTTTTGTCCTGGCCAACGGCTCCATGAGCACCACCACCAATTCCGAGGGGGAGATCCGCAAAAAGATTATAGAAAATGACCTGGTGGATTGCATGATCGCCCTGCCGGGGCAGCTCTTTTTCACCACTGCTATACCGGTCTGTCTCTGGTTTATCAGCAAGAACAAAAAGGCGGATGCCGCGCAGGGGTTTCGCGATCGCCAGGGCGAAACCCTGTTTATCGATGCCCGCAAGATGGGCTCGCTGATTGACCGGGTGCATCGGGAGCTGTCCGATGAGGAGATTGGCGAGATCGCCCGGACCTATCATGCCTGGCGGGGGGAGAATTATGAATGCAGAATGATGAATGCTGAAGTGAAGGGGGAAACAATTCATAACTCAGGATTCATCATTCATCATTACGAGGACAAGCCGGGCTTTTGCAAATCGGCCACCTTAGAGGAAATCACGTCGCATCAGTATGTTTTGACGCCTGGCCGCTATGTGGGGGTTGAGGAGCTGGAGGATGACGGGGTGCCCTTTGAGGAGAAGATGGGAGAGCTGACCGCGACCCTGTATCAGCAGATGAAGGAAGGGGCAGAGTTGGATGCGGTGATTCGGAGGAATTTGGAGGTGTTGGGTTATGGGGGGTGA
- a CDS encoding condensation domain-containing protein, producing MVKKHTMQRPSWPTLLWEGDACRQPLERRPKKTIRMSSADQVLWDMVNDQDLFCIWALVTLTEPLQDVLIEKTLKYLLQAIPILNARPVTNWFSGKWQFLAQEKVSDLIERVRTNSVAETQEQLQKIYNTPIKATDGAMIRLHSIDGPESHHFVIQVHHLVMDGEGVKRLCAQFAEIYRGLFYDPSWEPDQEPYHYRSHAQLLAGISSLRLVTAVPAYLLNLLVKAGFRQGHKEKGNYQLLSKEERNQEIPSSPYFARIDLEEEVIQRAQDVSRRRKTTLHALLMASFSLAIMTWNQARGDKRNWLRFYHTANLRRWWAEPKGTYANFSSILEHEELFSNLQSPFHALAASKKQLKWVKQGIGIDVFLLSMLTHFVPYVFVQRYALHLKEKLLAFVPHNQAMTNIGIIPQEAGNFGKTKALAYSLLAPTVPGGCQLFTISTYDKVMTLYLGCSEEGLSKDEAQDFLRLWKEKILEVISAG from the coding sequence TTGGTTAAAAAACATACCATGCAGCGGCCAAGCTGGCCGACCTTATTATGGGAGGGAGATGCATGCAGGCAACCCCTTGAGCGGAGACCCAAGAAAACCATTCGCATGAGTAGTGCTGATCAGGTGCTCTGGGACATGGTCAATGATCAGGATCTGTTCTGCATCTGGGCTCTGGTCACGCTCACTGAGCCGCTTCAGGATGTACTGATCGAAAAAACACTCAAATATCTTCTTCAAGCCATTCCCATCCTCAATGCCCGTCCGGTGACCAACTGGTTCTCGGGAAAATGGCAGTTCCTTGCCCAAGAGAAGGTGAGCGATCTCATCGAAAGGGTACGAACAAACAGTGTTGCCGAGACCCAGGAGCAATTACAAAAGATTTATAATACCCCTATTAAGGCCACTGACGGAGCCATGATCCGGTTGCACTCCATTGATGGCCCGGAAAGCCATCATTTTGTGATTCAGGTTCATCATCTGGTCATGGATGGGGAGGGCGTAAAGCGGCTCTGTGCCCAGTTCGCTGAGATCTACCGGGGATTATTCTATGACCCCAGTTGGGAACCAGACCAGGAACCGTATCACTACCGAAGCCACGCGCAATTGCTGGCTGGTATCTCCTCTCTTCGCCTTGTCACAGCCGTTCCAGCCTATCTTCTCAATCTCCTGGTAAAGGCTGGCTTCCGGCAAGGACATAAAGAAAAAGGTAATTACCAGTTGCTGAGTAAGGAGGAGAGAAACCAAGAGATTCCTTCTTCCCCCTATTTTGCTCGCATTGATCTTGAAGAAGAGGTCATACAACGGGCTCAGGATGTGAGCAGGAGGAGAAAAACAACGCTGCATGCCCTCCTCATGGCCTCATTCTCTTTGGCAATAATGACGTGGAATCAGGCGCGCGGTGATAAGCGCAACTGGCTGCGTTTTTATCACACAGCGAATCTGCGTCGCTGGTGGGCAGAGCCAAAAGGAACCTATGCCAATTTCAGTAGTATACTGGAACATGAAGAACTTTTCTCCAATCTTCAATCACCATTCCATGCCTTAGCTGCAAGCAAAAAGCAACTGAAGTGGGTTAAACAAGGAATTGGCATCGACGTATTCCTGCTGAGTATGCTGACCCACTTTGTTCCTTATGTTTTTGTGCAGCGATATGCCCTACATCTCAAAGAAAAACTTCTCGCGTTTGTTCCCCATAACCAGGCCATGACCAATATCGGCATTATTCCGCAAGAGGCAGGCAATTTTGGCAAGACCAAGGCCTTGGCATACTCTCTGCTGGCCCCCACTGTCCCAGGTGGTTGCCAGCTTTTTACCATTTCTACCTATGATAAGGTGATGACCCTTTATCTCGGTTGTTCCGAAGAGGGATTGAGTAAGGACGAAGCCCAGGATTTTCTCAGGCTTTGGAAAGAAAAAATTCTTGAGGTGATCTCAGCAGGCTAA